A portion of the Glandiceps talaboti chromosome 13, keGlaTala1.1, whole genome shotgun sequence genome contains these proteins:
- the LOC144444794 gene encoding uncharacterized protein LOC144444794: protein MAYNVVVSDRVPLESADELDYQNYAQVPMYQPIQSGYPCSAPYAVVPATTSGNNLQPAVISTPMPMVTSGGTVLVVRQRRSSSCRVCLIIIAVKVALAVVGGIILAIVLGISSANRSSYYDDGY from the exons ATGGCTTACAACGTCGTTGTGTCGGACAGAGTTCCCCTGGAATCGGCTGATGAACTTGACTATCAAAACTACGCACAG GTACCCATGTACCAACCAATCCAATCGGGATACCCATGCAGTGCTCCATATGCCGTTGTACCTGCCACGACGAGCGGTAATAACCTGCAGCCTGCGGTCATTAGCACTCCGATGCCGATGGTGACTAGCGGTGGAACTGTGTTGGTTGTGAGACAGAGGCGATCATCTTCATGCAGAGTTTGTCTTATCATAATTGCTGTTAAAGTAGCGCTTGCCGTGGTTGGTGGAATAATACTGGCAATTGTTTTGGGGATCAGTAGTGCTAATAGAAGTAGCTATTATGATGATGGCTATTAA